A segment of the Corylus avellana chromosome ca2, CavTom2PMs-1.0 genome:
CTAAAAAGTAACAAACAATAAGCAATGAATCCATTGATGATAACAAACACATATCAACTTAATAAATTAGATTGAAGGAATTTCCTCCGAtctaatttagagaaaaactttatcaAATAATTACCACCACTCTTCAAATCCCTCCCCTCTCCCCTTCCCCATGTATATCCAAACCATGACCCAGATACCACCTCTTTAATTTCCCGCCAGCACCTAACCCCACCGAAGCTACCcctgttaaagtgttgattaaatgattaaatttattcattcttatcagcttaagcttttgggataacacCCTATcaatatttcttttgaaaatgttttaccTAAAACTTGTTAATTTTATGATAAGATAATTCAAGAAATAAGAAGTCTTTTACTGATATAATCTACTAGCTAGCCTCTAATATTCCATTAtcaaatatattatcatatatagCCAAGTTGAAAAGTTAGTCGTGAACGATTCTCCCCTTAAGCTTGGTATTCATAGTTCTTTATCCCTACAAGCATCTCTTGTAAGTTGATTTTCATCCTTTATCTTCCAACTTGTTGCAATCTCAACTGCCCCTAGTTTAGTGAGAGGATTTCTATATATCCAAAGATTTGTTAGATATGGTAGAGAAGGGTACTTATGTTGAACTCCAAGATAATTCCAACTTAAGTAAATGACAagataaattttgaaagaattttcgAAGCATCCACGTCAAAGGAAGCATAAAAAGTTTGACTTGTTGCCTAAGGAATGATAAAGTAAAAATCATGCAGTATTCTTAAAGGAAGAGGCGTTCAAGACAAGAGGCCATCCCACAAACTCGACCTTTTCACATGAAATTATCCCCATAGACAACCAACACCATGTAACTCCATTTACCATGCACATTAACCCTACAATgagtaagaaaataaatttgaaactCCTACCTATATGAGTGTTAGATGGTGTCGGCTTCTATAAGATCGACTAAGGTTTTatctctagagcgctcatgaaatCAGGATATAGAGATACAAGGCCAATCCACTTGTTGCTTATATAACCAtccaaaggaaagaaaatgcaTGTGTAAGATATGTTCGGCTCGTCAAATAGGATAGCTGATTTAAAGTTTGTCTATCATGATATTCTGATCAGCTCTAACATATTATCACTAAGTGATGAAGGTTAAAGTCCTCAAGACACCTTATACATTAGTTTTCCTATTCTaagtgttttaattttgaaaatggtgGCGGATCCTTAAAGAACTTTCAAAAttagtatgtatatatatattttactttgtggtttgaaaatgttttaaataGAAGGCTTTAAAGAGCCTTGAAAGAAGAGAGTCTtacatgaaaaacaaaacaaaacaaaaacaaaataaaacaaaaccaaaaaaaaaaccaaaacaaaacaaaacaaaaaaagaaagaagatactTCTAAGGTAAATCCAATGGTTGATGTACGTGATCGTTAGTAAAGTCAACTGTAAGATTAAATTAAGTTTGATCTATAACAATTGAGATTAAGCAATTGTTACTAATTAACAAGCTTTGTGGGCATGAATAACAAGCTTTTCATGCAATGACtaccctcatatatatatatctatatatatacatgccgGAAAAACACCAGTGGAGCATCACACAATGATCAGAAATAAAAGGCTTCTCTAGAAGCAGAATGGCACCAAGATTGTGTTTTAGGGGGAGAATATATTAAAGTGGCATGTTTGCCCATTGAGTACCAAGTGATAGAATTGGTAATATGGTGGGCTCtggaaggtatatatatatcttcttctccttcttgtaCGGCCCCTAAATGTGGATTTTCATTCTATTTGGGGTGGTCTACCTTGATTAAGCATCTTTCTATTATTACtatttctccttttctttctccttaATTCAATTGGGATtcgatttttttcttctttcttttttcaattgaaCTAGATGCCAATCTTGCTATGTAGAAAAAAGGTGCTACTCAATTTGTAAGCTTAGTTCATTCTTCTCCTTCTAGCTAGATGCTCCAAAACAGCAAAAACATGTGAAAACGGTGTCGGttatataatattaatggacggaaatttcttacaaactggGTGGTAGGAAATTAAATTCCTCTAACTAAGTCATGTGTCCTTTAGCATAtgagaatcacatatttttttaatgtcatgTACGCTTCATACATGCTTTTTTTAATAGAGCTAggattgataaaaaaatataaaaaataaaaataaacgtCTTTCTCATATGCTTAAAGGACATATAACACTTTTAGAAACTGAGTTGTAGGAAATTGAtatccaatattaattaaatgattaaatcactCATTTCCTATTAATCTGATCTTTTAAGATATGTgttgatttaacatagtatgaGAGCAAAGATCTTGGGTTCAAACCTTATCTCTGTCatttacctctcatttcaattgaaCATTCATATGTTGGGCACCTTGTTTTCGTCATTCACCCtctaatttcaattaaacatCCAATGTGTCAGGCTCACTTATTAATTAAGGAGGAATTTGACTTGACACGTGAGagaggatgttagaatattaattaaatcaccTATTTTCAACCAgcttaagttttaaaaataaatgatgatttaatagtGACAAGTGAAAAGAATAGAAAATGAAGGCAAAGGGATAATTTCCAAAATAGCTGTAATGTCACCAACTCAAGTAGAACTCTGTGACaaagttgttaaaaaaaaaaaaaaaaaaaaacactctttctGCATAATCAGTTCAATCCCTAGTGAAAAACCCTTCCAGGTATGATCTAATACATTTATCCaccttacaaaaaaattatatatatgtatttatttatttatttatccaCCATGTTTGTCCTCTAGAATATGTTTGGTATTTAGGAATGTAGTTCCCCACTATATATTGTCATCACATTTTACATgttgatttattaatttttgcccCTTATTAATTACTTCATGAATACTTTGATGTGACCACACTAACCTTaaaataggccaaaaataaTGGTTGGGCACATGAACATGCTGATAGGCAACTTGTTAATTAACTGCAACTACCACAGTGCAGAAGGCCAGGGAGGTCTTTATTGAGATAACAAAGGGTGATTGATTTGGGAATCCATGgcatatttatcttttttaacattttattctCCTCACCACACTAACTTAGCTGGTATAAATGAGCACCAATGGAGCTGAAGTTCCTCACAGCAAAAACTAGGTTGACACATCAGTACTTCACAAGCAATCCATAACACTTTCAATTCACATCCAACTCCTTTTAACTGTCATTAGCAATGGATATGGTGAAGAGGTTGGTGGCCGAAAAGCCTGTGGTGGTCTTCAGCAACAGCTCTTGTTCTTGCATGAGCCACTCCATCAAGTCATTGATATCTAACTTTGGGGCTAACCCTACTGTTTATGAGCTGGATGGAGTAGCAAATGGACAGCAGATTGAGAGGGCGCTGCTGCAGCAGGGGCGTCGGCTGCCTGCCGTGTTCATAGGGCAAGAGTTCATTGGTGGTGCAAAAGAGGTGATGAGTCTCAACCTCAGGAGTGAGCTTGGTCCATTGCTCATAAAGGCTAGAGCTATCTGGCTTTAATGTTCTGGATAAGGATCTCCACTTTTGCTAGCAGTAAACTTGAAGCCAGAGCTGACACGGTTTTGATAGTTCATAGACCATCTttaactttccttttttttctttcactttgagACAAATCTGTATTTTGACATGGTATAATGTATGTCAATCACAGCTCCTTTCAATAATCAAATGCGAGTGTTATGACAAAATGATCTGATGTCCCATTTGTTTCAGCATAAAACgtttttcagaaaataatttccCCACTTTTAGGCGTTAGGGGTGACGGAATAAACTAACAAggcgtaaaatgttttttgtttctcataTTCGTAAAACATTTTTCCTCCCTCACACGCTTGCTAAGATGGGATTAAAAAGCAACCAGTAGACAGGATTAACAATGCTGGTTATTAATGATGCAGAGCATAAAAGAGCTGGTTATGAGATTTCATTCTTGTCTCTTTGTTTTGCTCACTCATATCACAATATGATGGTTTGTAGCATCTTCTTTATATATTGTATATCATCATGCTGTGATAAACAATTATTTGATTTGGCATTTTATCACACTTCTATAGTTTGACAAACAACTTTTAGggcttttattttgttaagtcttttttttttaagaaggttCATTATGCTCAAATTACTAAATTTAGACtttgtatattaaaaaaatatgctgAAATTCAATAAGGGGTGAATCTTATGTCATCTCACAAACCATATTGAAATGGGGTTGAGATCCCAATTGGCAATTGCAACCTTAGTCCCCATCAACTGTGTATAGATTTAGAATATTGATATATTGGATGGCCTTGATTTTTATCCcatttgttttgctttgtttctgCATTTTGTCGTTTCTTTCACTCTAAATTTGATAGCAGAATGGAATGTATGCCTTATCTCTCTTGATCAGACCCCCGGCTGGTGATGTGCAACAGTTTCTTTTTAAGAGTTTCATGCTCTGATTGACTTTTTTCTGCAGACTCAGCACTAGGATGatgtttttgttatcatttcAACCATCTATTGATGTTTGaaactaaaagagaaatgcttgtaAATTACTATACGACTGTTATACAACTAAAATAATGTCATATAGCagttactaaataacattagtaaaattaaaaaatgttgttAGTGGTCGGTAATACTTTATGCAGTTGAAAGTACTTTTCAATTATGCAGTTGAATGtacttttcaatttgaaaatgtgaagTAGAGATCTAAGGCGATGAGTGTTAAAGATATAAACCCTTTGTGATAAATGTTGCCTCAATCTCTTTAGATTATTCTTAGtttctatatggtatcagaacctTTCAGCTAACGCTCGGCCAGATTGATTCTAAATAGTCCTATGAAATTTTCTATTTCCTCCGCCATCACATAAGCACTAATTTGTGTTGCATCCCTCATATCAATAATCACCGAATAGATCCATGAGTTTCAAGCTCACTTTGTTTcagttaaaaaaactaaaaccgTTGAAACATTTTCTTCATCAAATTCCAGCTATAATAGGAAAACTCAactttttaatcaatttaaaccttcttgacaattattcataaaaatgtCCTTAACAGGACTGttaggttatgttttggctcattcggtttgcgtgtaaagttggtgaaaatgaagcatcttaacATGTCCAGAAAACAGATTCTAGAAGGCAGGTCCGGACCCCCAtaagccaggtccggacccaatttccaaaGAATACCTGTTGAAGGGCATGTCCGTCCCGCCAaaagccgggtccggacacaaaaaccagcaagcCTGTTTTGATGGacaggtccggaccgccagaagctgggtccgaacctgatttccagaaactgGATTTTGAAGGAGAGGTCCAGACCGCCAGAAGcggggtccggacctcatttccagaaagcgTTATTTTTCtgagatgtccggacacaagatttggaggtccggacatcactaggttaagcatatgtaaccctagccgtgTCCGGACCCCAGATTAGCCATGTCTGGACACGGCAGCtttgttatgttttattttctatttaagcaaaCTAATTTGCCATTTATTTGTACGTATTTTGAGAGCAAaaacagagagcttagagagagatattgttctagtttatgtgattaaagattaaatacgtgaagctaatcggagttccggtgaaaggaaatcttatagaagaattgtgccagatgttctggaaatggctactgcggtagaagtcaagtgggtcgcttgtcgtgtacaaggaatagtagattgcaaaggttttgtaattcttcttgtattccttattcttcttataatggattgatttcctgggtttggctgccccggagagattttacatttagagagttctctaaatggtttcctcttcgtaaccaaatatctgtgttcttaattttcattacatatctgcaTTTGGTtaattattgattgttaggtcagatcttattccactgaatatttgtgaatcacctagacatttgaataggtgttgtttggagtcgttttgGATTTTTCAAGGACATATAAATATTTCAATGATGATGGGATGGCTATGTCATGTACACCCTTTTGATATGAAAGCGAATATATTCATACAATTCCTCCCATGGTATTAGAATTGAACAGAGTCCGTACATGTGAACCCACTTGTGAAGGACATCCGTGCAATCAGCTCATGCATATGGAATATATTGATGATGGGAAAGCAAATTGATGCAGAGTCACGGCAGATGCCAGAGTTTTTAGATACTGAATTTAATGGCGGTACAATATCTTGAAACAGAAGATCAACTCAATGATGATGGGATGGCTATGTCATGTACACCCTTTTGATATGAAAGCGAATATATTCATACGATTCCTCCCATGGTATTAGAATTGAACAGAGTCCGTACATGTGAACCCACTTGTGAAGGACATCCGTGCAATCAGCTCATGCATATGGAATATATTGATGATGGGAAAGCAAATTGATGCAGAGTCACGGCAGATGCCAGAGTTTTTAGATACTGAATTTAATGGCGGTACAATATCTTGAAACAGAAGATCAACTCAAGGATAACAAGAATCGGCAGAAAGTGCATGTAATTGGAGAAATATCGCTTAGTGTCATGTAAAACCGGCATAACTTTTGTTACGAGTATAAGAATCGTGCATAAGATTCCAATCTGAAAAACTCTTTTCGACACACTAGTTGTGGCTGGCCACCTTGGAACACTTGCCATTTGTAGCCTCAAATTCTGTTGTTTTTCCCTCTATAAGTTTAAAGttactttttgtgattttaggacatatttttgttataattttagaagggtgtttattatcaaattttctCCGGATTTTGCAAGGAGTTCCAATTCGATTTGcagttttattttatctaataataataatatttataatttttttttttttttggtaaaagttaaTTTTCTTTAGTTATTTAAGCTCGGCTTGTGAGCTTAGATCAAcacttcaaatttgaataagatTTTAGTATTTTCATAGTTATTATTCGCTTCCTTGGGCAGCTAGGGTTTGTTTTCAATCATATTCcatacttttctctttttctgaaTTACCTTACGACCTTAataaaatcgaaattttttgtTTACCATCTTACGATGTCAGCCAAATAATTCTAATTGTGTTCGGCGTCACAAATCATGAtgaaaaaatgtgaaaatgcGTTGCATGCCAATTTATGAGCAGACCGGTCATAGTAAAATGGTCATATCTTGAAATTCCAGTATcatatgaagaaaatttttgtggCACTGCAAAGCTTATCTAAAGAgctataaattaatatttcataCAGATATTCAAATTCCAACATCTTCTAGGCCAAAACCGGTTATCAATAGAAGTATGGTTTGGGAAGTTCGATTGATGTCTCGGTTGAATCTCAATCGACCAAGATGATCACTTCCTTTCAACACTAATTCCCAAGAGCTTCGGTCGAAGTTTGATCGACTGATCAAGGATGTTTTCCTAGCTTTTGTGTGGTGTGATGTCAAAGCTCGATCAACCAACATTAAAGCTTGGCCGATCAAGATGCGAGAGGGTAATTTTGTAATTCGCTTCTTTGAGGTTGCGACTCCATTTATATTTGAGCCTCATAAGGACGGCTTGGCTGGCAGtttatgttgtatatatatcttagtttttcaataagaaactCTCTAAAGGtgaattttcttctattttcttgtaaatccttttcttctttttttcgtACGTAGAATAATTGTGAGTTGTGTGTTTAGTAATTCTTTGAACCACTACACCAAGTTGCATAACTAGCCCCACAAAGGCTAGCTCACATCATCCATGCACAAAGACTAGAAATTAATAGTAAACCTCGTGGTTGAATTGAAGTACTAATAAAGCTATCACATGTGCAAATTAAAGANNNNNNNNNNNNNNNNNNNNNNNNNNNNNNNNNNNNNNNNNNNNNNNNNNNNNNNNNNNNNNNNNNNNNNNNNNNNNNNNNNNNNNNNNNNNNNNNNNNNN
Coding sequences within it:
- the LOC132172665 gene encoding monothiol glutaredoxin-S6-like, yielding MDMVKRLVAEKPVVVFSNSSCSCMSHSIKSLISNFGANPTVYELDGVANGQQIERALLQQGRRLPAVFIGQEFIGGAKEVMSLNLRSELGPLLIKARAIWL